In a single window of the bacterium genome:
- a CDS encoding AAA family ATPase: MYKQITIKNFRGIRELTVPLSQFNIFTGKNNAGKSTILEALFLSVLQDARAADWIAGFRGAINNWQKLEAWRYFFSIGIDKPSVEISLVDDHDQTKQLSINLYNLAAQGKTFIDKEFEGTIIHDTIDEYLSTGLLFTSNQTSNIYDYMSSIRVVADQSNPIYEKNQEPLQPIGRVPYLHSAWTGFESTAREYSKLKIEMKNRIVFDAIKAIEPRLKSISIEAPTGVPSLYVDIGLNRLLPISFLGDGTIWISDVTTVIASSEVNAVLLDEVDSGLHFSVMKEVWKHIHKIAKECNTQIFATTHSRECIMAAHEAFIEDEANGMPYELSVHKLARYDDETRVATFGKETLTTSYDLDLEVR; this comes from the coding sequence ATGTACAAACAGATCACGATCAAAAACTTTCGCGGCATCCGTGAGCTGACCGTTCCATTGAGTCAGTTCAATATCTTTACGGGGAAGAATAATGCGGGAAAATCTACTATACTTGAAGCTTTGTTTTTATCAGTGTTACAAGATGCAAGAGCAGCCGACTGGATAGCTGGTTTTCGTGGGGCCATAAACAACTGGCAGAAACTCGAAGCTTGGCGATACTTCTTTTCAATTGGAATTGATAAACCAAGTGTTGAAATTTCACTAGTTGATGATCACGACCAAACAAAGCAACTGTCAATTAATCTGTACAATCTTGCAGCACAAGGAAAGACTTTTATCGACAAAGAATTCGAGGGAACCATTATTCACGATACGATTGATGAGTATTTGTCTACAGGTTTGCTGTTTACGAGCAATCAAACGAGCAATATCTATGATTACATGTCTTCGATAAGAGTTGTAGCTGATCAGTCAAATCCGATTTACGAGAAGAACCAAGAGCCGTTACAACCAATTGGACGGGTGCCTTATTTACATTCTGCGTGGACAGGATTTGAATCGACAGCGAGAGAATACAGTAAGTTAAAGATTGAAATGAAAAACCGTATTGTGTTCGATGCTATCAAAGCTATTGAACCAAGGTTGAAATCAATTTCAATCGAAGCTCCCACAGGTGTACCGTCTTTATACGTGGATATTGGGCTTAACCGTTTACTCCCAATTTCTTTTTTAGGAGATGGTACAATTTGGATTAGTGATGTAACAACTGTGATTGCATCCTCTGAAGTCAATGCCGTGCTTCTTGATGAAGTAGATTCAGGTTTGCATTTTTCAGTTATGAAAGAAGTTTGGAAGCATATCCACAAAATTGCAAAAGAGTGCAACACCCAAATCTTTGCCACAACCCACAGCCGCGAGTGCATCATGGCGGCTCACGAAGCATTCATCGAGGATGAAGCGAACGGGATGCCGTATGAATTGAGTGTACACAAATTAGCTCGCTATGACGACGAAACACGGGTTGCGACGTTTGGAAAGGAAACATTAACAACATCATACGATTTGGACTTAGAGGTTCGATGA